One segment of Danio aesculapii chromosome 3, fDanAes4.1, whole genome shotgun sequence DNA contains the following:
- the LOC130221568 gene encoding epoxide hydrolase 4-like, giving the protein MSNSLMHWLLLPTRLSLWILSLVYYIVVYGTAGITACLVLIRIAWTGFKDPYGTFQWTVRKKPPACLQDPELGDHAFLKGRSSGLRFHYVTKGDHKKPLMLFLHGFPENW; this is encoded by the exons ATGAGCAATTCTTTAATGCACTGGCTTTTACTACCAACACGGCTGAGCTTATGGATCCTCTCTTTGGTCTATTACATTGTGGTGTATGGCACAGCTGGAATTACAGCTTGTTTGGTTTTGATCCGGATCGCCTGGACTGGATTTAAGGATCCATATGGAACTTTTCAATGGACCGTCCGAAAGAAACCCCCAGCCTGTCTTCAAGACCCTGAGCTTGGTGACCATGCATTTCTGAAGGGCAGG AGCTCAGGTTTGAGGTTTCATTATGTGACAAAAGGAGACCACAAAAAGCCACTAATGCTGTTCCTTCATGGATTCCCAGAGAACTGGTGA